ATGCCGCGCTAAAAAAGCGATCTTTAATCGTTGCTTTAACTTTGATCGCATCTGTCTGTGCCTTTTCTAATACAGCGAACAGCCTTCCCAGCAGATATGAAACATCCTTTCTTTCTGTGTCTAAAGACATTGGAACCTCCTTTTTGTAGTTTCGTTGTAAGACCGCTTTTAATATTGATGCTCTAAGGTAGTTGACTCGGCCATCAGCCCTGATTCGTCCTACTACTCCCTGATAAAGACTCTGCGGGTAATGAGCACCGGTGAGGATTGAGCGAGTCAAAGCTCCGCCCAATACCGGGGAAATATCCTTGGTCTCTCGGGCGGTTTCCTTGAGCAGATGCCAGACTCCGGGAAACGGAATATCCTTATCGGAATGATCCATTTCCAGATTGCTGAAATGATCCCGTAACCGGCCCATCAGCTCACTTACAGAACAGACATGCCAAAACCGCAAGGCCAGCCGCGCCTTGTTGAGAGAAAGTCCAAGAATATAAAACTTAAGATTCTTGTCAGCTTCGAGTTCGTGGGGTAACGATCCCTGGCGCACGGCTTCCAGAAACTTTTGGACTGGAATCGCAGCAGCCTGGTCTTCAATGGACGGGTTCATTACCTGTCCGAAAAAAGTCTCAATCGGCGAAGCACGCTCCGCCCAGAAAACGGTGGTTGCATCACCTATCCGAATCCGTTGAGTTCTGCTGCGCAACAAATATTTGAGCGCCGTAGAACTTTTAAATTCTGCCTCGACTGAGATGGGGGCATTCTCTCCTTTCTTTTTCCCATAGGACTCATAAGCCACTTCATTGAATGAGACCAACGATGCTCCGGAACCGAACTTGAACTGTGCGTACTGCGGCTGAAGATTGTGAATTTCACCATCGAGAAAACTGACCCCGAGTGAGAACTCTTCCTTTGCTATAAAATCAGACCAGAGCTTTGTTACCTCCGGGCGTTCATGGAGAAATCTGGAATCACCCTGCAATCGAAAGGCGACCCATTTCCCGTGAATTCCGCATATCTCTTTCCAGTCTCTCAAGTCAGCGGAAGTCTCCGGATTCCAATTAGAGAGGAAAGACTTTACCGCAACAACACCCTCATCACGAGATTCACCACAGACCTCATCAATTCGTTTCTTGAAAGAGTCATGATACACATCTTTTTTTAAATTACCCGACATCCCGAAA
Above is a genomic segment from candidate division TA06 bacterium containing:
- the cas8c gene encoding type I-C CRISPR-associated protein Cas8c/Csd1 — translated: VSLYDRLRGKVPPYGFSVEDIGFVITIDKAGNLVEQPEDLRTKIKANTYDFRESMAPFSNQVDVRSGNAATTPNFMVDKADYIFGMSGNLKKDVYHDSFKKRIDEVCGESRDEGVVAVKSFLSNWNPETSADLRDWKEICGIHGKWVAFRLQGDSRFLHERPEVTKLWSDFIAKEEFSLGVSFLDGEIHNLQPQYAQFKFGSGASLVSFNEVAYESYGKKKGENAPISVEAEFKSSTALKYLLRSRTQRIRIGDATTVFWAERASPIETFFGQVMNPSIEDQAAAIPVQKFLEAVRQGSLPHELEADKNLKFYILGLSLNKARLALRFWHVCSVSELMGRLRDHFSNLEMDHSDKDIPFPGVWHLLKETARETKDISPVLGGALTRSILTGAHYPQSLYQGVVGRIRADGRVNYLRASILKAVLQRNYKKEVPMSLDTERKDVSYLLGRLFAVLEKAQTDAIKVKATIKDRFFSAASAPVN